Genomic window (Chloroflexota bacterium):
TCTCCTCCCCCACCCATCGCATGATCAGCAGCGCCAAGGATCGCGGCCAGCTCCTCGATATGACCAACGGCCGCCGCACCAAGGCCGTCCTCGTCCTCGATTCCGGCCACGTGATGCTCTCCGCCATCTCCCCGCGCACCATCGTCGGCCGCCTCATCGCCGACCGCAACGGCGTTCGCGCCCTTGCCGCCTGGGCCGCGAAAAAAGACGACTCCGAGGACTAACCCTCCGTGCATCCCTATCTCCGTCGCACACCTGTCCTTATCGTGCTTTCCGGTCCTTCAGGCGTCGGCAAAGACGCCATGCTCAACAAGATGCGTCTGATGGCCCTGCCCATCCACTTCACCGTCACCGCCACGACCAGACAGAAGCGGCAGAATGAGACCGAAGGCGTGGACTATCACTTCCTCGCCAGGGAAACCTTTGAGGAGATGATCAAGCGCGGCGAGTTCCTCGAGTACGCCAACGTCTACGGCAACTGGTACGGCGTCCCCAAGGCCCAGGTCCACAACGCCCTCGCCGGCGGCAAGGACGTCATCATCAAAGCCGATGTCCAGGGCGCGGCGACTATCAAAAAGGCCGTTCCCCAGGCCGTCATGACCTTCGTCGTCCCGCCCTCCATGCCGGAGCTGGAGCGCCGCCTCCGCTGGCGCATGACCGAATCGGACACCAGCCTCCGCACGCGCCTGGATACCGCGCGCCAGGAGATGGAGCGCATCGTGGAGTTCGATTTCGCCATCGTGAACGATAGCCTGGATCAGGCCGTCCACGAACTGCTCTCCGTCGTCAACGCCGAGCGCTGCCGCATCCCTCCCAAGCCCATCAAGCTCTAGCCGTTACTCCGGCAGCGCCACTCGCCTCTTTCGCACCGTCACCAGCCCATCCCGCTCCAGCCCGCTCACCAAGTCTACGACCCAGTTTGGGTCCGGGTTGCCCGTTCCCAGCGCCTTCGCCAAATCCTCCATCGTCGCCCCTCTGCCGCTGGAGAGCGCGCGCAGATATTCGACGACTCGGCCTCTGTAGTAGCGCCGCGAACCCTTGAACGGCTGCGCTTGTTTCCCCCTGACCTGCCTCGCCAGCACCCGCTGGATCGTCGGCGCCGCGCGGCAGATACGGCGCGCCGGGCAGTCGCCGCACCGGGGCGCGCGGGAAAGGCAGACCGTCGCCCCAAGCTCCATCATCGCCTGGTTCCACTCGTATGCCCGCGATCGCGGAAGCACGGCCTCCGCGATCGCATCAATCTTCCGGGGCGATGCCGCCCGCCCGCCCAGAACGATGCGTCCCAGTACACGCCGCACATTCGTATCCACCACAGGCGCCGTCCCGTCAAAGGCAAAGCAGACCACCGCCGCCGCAGTATAGGCGCCTATCCCCTTGAACGCCCTCAGCGATCCGCTATCGCCAGGCAGCCTGCCGCCGTGCCGCGTCACAACCTCCCGCGCGATGGCTTGCAGGTTCACCGCGCGACGGTTGTACCCAAGCCCCGACCACTCACGGATGACCTCCCTCGTCGCCGCGACGGCGAGCGCCTGGAAGTTGGGGAAGCGGGCCATCCACGCCAGGTACTTGGGCGCAACGCGGTCGGCCTGCGTCTGCTGCAGCATCACCTCGGAGACCAGGATGGCGTACGGGTCGCGCGTTCTTCGCCACGGCAGGTCTCGGTGGCCCTTCGCGTACCACCGGAGCAAGGCGCGCTGGAATGCGCTCTTCCGCTGAGGGGATAGGGCTGTCCGCCCGGGCAACATAGAGGTGGGACGCTACTTCCTGCAGAAGTCCTTTTCCAACTGCGCCGTCGTCATCCGCAGGAGCACCGGCCGCCCGTGCGGACAGGAATGCGGATTCTCCGCCGCCTCCAGGAGACGGAGCATCTCCTGCATCTCCGCCTGTGTCATCGTCTTTCCCGCCCGCACCGCGCCGTGGCAGGCCACGCTGGCGATCAGCCGGTCCTCCCAGTCGTAGCCCTTCAGATCCTCCGACTCCATATAGTCCAGCACATCGCGCAGCGCCCGCGCAGGCGAAAGGGCGCCGAGCGCCTCAGGCACGCCGCGCACCAACACCGTGCGCTCGCCGAACGGCTCCACCTGGAAGCCGTAGTCGCGGATCCTTGCTCCCTGCTCCTCCAATAACCGCTCCTGCTGAGGCGTCAACTCCACCGTCACCGGCTGCAGCATGCCCTGCGCCTTCACCGCCCCTGATCGCTTCGCCTTGCGCAGCTGGTCAAAGAGCACGCGCTCATGGGCCGTGTGCTGGTCTATCAGATACATCCCGTCCGGCCCCTCAGCCACGATGAACGTCTCCCGCATCTGCCCCAGAACTCGCAGGATCGGCAGCTTCAGCTCACCCTGAACGCTTGGCGCAGCGGGCGCAGGCGGCGCGATAGGCGCGCCTGTTTTCACAGGCGCCGGCGCTCGCCAGACGGGCTGCACCGCCCCAGGCGAAAGGGGCGTGTGCGCCGCCGGTGCGTTCGTCACAGGCGCGGGCACGGGCGCAGGCGTCATCCCCTGGGCAGGCCGCGCGATGCCGCTGGCCGCAAGGGCATTTCGCACGGCATGGTGTATCGCGGCAAAGGCGATCCCCTCGTCCCGGAACTTGATCTCCATCTTCGCGGGATGGACATTCACATCCGTCTCCGAGGGGTCAATCGTCAGGTCCAGCGCCGCGATGGGATAGCGCCCCGTCATCAGCAGGCCCTGGTAGGCGTCTAGAACGGCGTAGGAGAGCGTCCGGCTCTGCACCAAGCGCCGGTTCACGAATATCGTGATGTAGTTCCGGCTCGCGCGCGTCACGCCCGGCGAACTGACCATCCCCCGCACACCCAGCTCCGACCCGCCCAGCTCCTCGCGGTGCTCCACCGCCAGCATCGCCTCTCCCGCCTCCAGGCCATAGAGCCGCGTCAGCGCGTCGCGGAGGTCGCCGCTGCCCTGGGAGGCGAAGACGCGCCTGCCGTCAATCGTGAGGCTAAAGCGCACCTCAGGATAGGCGAGCGCATACTGGCTCACCAGGGTGGAGATGCGCCCCGCCTCCGCCGCGTTCGATTTCAGAAACTTCAAACGCGCAGGCACGTTGCGGAAGAGGTGCTTCACCGTGACCGATGTCCCCTGCGGCGCGCCGCGCCGGCCCCGCTCCTTCACCTCGCCGTCCGCCACGCGGATGAACGAGCCGCCCACGTCCTCTTTCCGCCGCGTCACCAGCGTCACATCTGCCACCGCCGCGATGCTGGAGAGCGCCTCGCCCCGGAATCCCAGGCTCGCGATGCGCTCCAGGTCCTCTGATGACTCGATCTTGCTCGTGGCGTACCGCTGGAAGGCGATCTCCAGCTCACCGGGTGCGATGCCTGAGCCATCGTCCGCCACCCGCAGGAGCGCGATGCCGCCGCCCTGCGCCTCAACGTCCACCTGCTTGGCGCCAGCGTCCAGCGCATTCTCGATCAGCTCCTTCGCCACCGAGACAGGGCGCTCCACCACCTCTCCGGCGGCGATGCGCGCGACTGTCTCCTGGGATAGAAGGCGGATGGGCATGGCAGGGCACACATTCTAGCAAACCGACGGTATGCTTCCAGGGGAGGACGGGACGGCTCTCGTTGACAATACCGATGAGTGACCCCTAGTATTGCCCCTCAAATCCGATTCTAAGAAACGGGTCGTACTATCTACTGACCTCATCGCCGAACAGCGCTCAGGCCTCGTTTGCCGCACGAGCGTCCATACCGAGAGGCGTGCACTGCCTATGATGCATAAGCGGATCGGCCCCACGCCACCCGCTCAGCCGCCCGCCAATCCGGGTCAGCCACCCCCGCCCCGCGTGGGCCTCCGACGGCGCCTCGCCGCCGCCTTCCGACGCTTCCGCGCAATCGCCCTTGTCGCCCTCGGCATCCTCATCGCCTTCGTTGGCTTCCTTCTATATAAGGCGACCGAAGACCCGCCGCGGCAAGTCACTCGGGGGGATATCGAGGCCGTTATCCAGGAGCACCTAGAATCGGCTACGCCCGCACCCTCGAACGAATCCCTTATCTTCGCCATGCTTGCCGCCTCCGTCGTCACCATCACGACCGATGACCCTCAGCCCGGCGCTCCAGCGGGCGCCAGGGGCATCGGCTCGGGCGTCATCGTGGATGAGGCCGGCATCATCCTCACGAGCTACCATGTCGTGCAGAACGCCGGGACGATTACGATCCACTACGCCGATGGCACTCGCTCTCCCGCCGTCGTCGTCAACGCCCAACTGGAGAGCGATCTCGCCATCCTCCGGGCCGCCGAGATTCCCGATGATGTTCGCGCCGCCACCCTCGCCCCCGTCGCCGGCCTGCGCGTCGGCGATCACGTCGTCGCCATCGGCGCGCCCTTCGGTCTCTCCCGCTCCCTCTCCTCCGGCGTCGTCTCCGGCCTCGGCAGGACCTTCCGCGAGCCCAATTCCGGGCGCAACCTCACCAACATGATCCAATTCGATGCGGCAGTGAAT
Coding sequences:
- a CDS encoding DUF370 domain-containing protein, producing the protein MKAELLHIGFDNVVAAKRLVAILPGASGARGAFSSPTHRMISSAKDRGQLLDMTNGRRTKAVLVLDSGHVMLSAISPRTIVGRLIADRNGVRALAAWAAKKDDSED
- a CDS encoding guanylate kinase, encoding MHPYLRRTPVLIVLSGPSGVGKDAMLNKMRLMALPIHFTVTATTRQKRQNETEGVDYHFLARETFEEMIKRGEFLEYANVYGNWYGVPKAQVHNALAGGKDVIIKADVQGAATIKKAVPQAVMTFVVPPSMPELERRLRWRMTESDTSLRTRLDTARQEMERIVEFDFAIVNDSLDQAVHELLSVVNAERCRIPPKPIKL
- a CDS encoding A/G-specific adenine glycosylase, which produces MLPGRTALSPQRKSAFQRALLRWYAKGHRDLPWRRTRDPYAILVSEVMLQQTQADRVAPKYLAWMARFPNFQALAVAATREVIREWSGLGYNRRAVNLQAIAREVVTRHGGRLPGDSGSLRAFKGIGAYTAAAVVCFAFDGTAPVVDTNVRRVLGRIVLGGRAASPRKIDAIAEAVLPRSRAYEWNQAMMELGATVCLSRAPRCGDCPARRICRAAPTIQRVLARQVRGKQAQPFKGSRRYYRGRVVEYLRALSSGRGATMEDLAKALGTGNPDPNWVVDLVSGLERDGLVTVRKRRVALPE
- the mutL gene encoding DNA mismatch repair endonuclease MutL; the encoded protein is MPIRLLSQETVARIAAGEVVERPVSVAKELIENALDAGAKQVDVEAQGGGIALLRVADDGSGIAPGELEIAFQRYATSKIESSEDLERIASLGFRGEALSSIAAVADVTLVTRRKEDVGGSFIRVADGEVKERGRRGAPQGTSVTVKHLFRNVPARLKFLKSNAAEAGRISTLVSQYALAYPEVRFSLTIDGRRVFASQGSGDLRDALTRLYGLEAGEAMLAVEHREELGGSELGVRGMVSSPGVTRASRNYITIFVNRRLVQSRTLSYAVLDAYQGLLMTGRYPIAALDLTIDPSETDVNVHPAKMEIKFRDEGIAFAAIHHAVRNALAASGIARPAQGMTPAPVPAPVTNAPAAHTPLSPGAVQPVWRAPAPVKTGAPIAPPAPAAPSVQGELKLPILRVLGQMRETFIVAEGPDGMYLIDQHTAHERVLFDQLRKAKRSGAVKAQGMLQPVTVELTPQQERLLEEQGARIRDYGFQVEPFGERTVLVRGVPEALGALSPARALRDVLDYMESEDLKGYDWEDRLIASVACHGAVRAGKTMTQAEMQEMLRLLEAAENPHSCPHGRPVLLRMTTAQLEKDFCRK
- a CDS encoding trypsin-like serine protease, which codes for MHKRIGPTPPAQPPANPGQPPPPRVGLRRRLAAAFRRFRAIALVALGILIAFVGFLLYKATEDPPRQVTRGDIEAVIQEHLESATPAPSNESLIFAMLAASVVTITTDDPQPGAPAGARGIGSGVIVDEAGIILTSYHVVQNAGTITIHYADGTRSPAVVVNAQLESDLAILRAAEIPDDVRAATLAPVAGLRVGDHVVAIGAPFGLSRSLSSGVVSGLGRTFREPNSGRNLTNMIQFDAAVNPGNSGGPLVNRNGDVVGIVTGLTNPKNEGAFVGVGYAVPIEAAGGAGGPPWY